A section of the Enterobacter sp. C2 genome encodes:
- a CDS encoding RNA polymerase sigma factor FliA, which yields MNTLYTADGVMDKHSLWQRYVPLVRHEALRLQVRLPASVELDDLLQAGGIGLLNAVDRYDALQGTAFTTYAVQRIRGAMLDELRSRDWVPRSVRRNAREVAQAMGQLEQELGRNATETEVAQRLNISVEEYRQMLLDTNNSQLFSYDEWREEHGDSIELVTDDHQQENPLHQLLESNLRHRVMEAIEALPEREQLVLTLYYQEELNLKEIGAVLDVGESRVSQLHSQAIKRLRTKLGKL from the coding sequence GTGAATACACTCTATACCGCTGATGGTGTAATGGATAAACACTCGCTGTGGCAACGTTATGTACCGCTAGTGCGTCACGAAGCATTGCGCCTGCAGGTGCGCTTGCCGGCGAGTGTGGAACTGGACGATCTGCTACAGGCGGGCGGTATCGGGTTATTAAATGCAGTTGACCGATACGACGCTCTGCAAGGAACGGCATTTACCACTTACGCAGTGCAGCGTATTCGTGGCGCAATGCTGGACGAGTTGCGCAGCCGCGATTGGGTGCCACGTAGCGTCCGGCGTAACGCCCGCGAAGTGGCGCAGGCGATGGGGCAGCTGGAGCAGGAGTTAGGCCGTAACGCAACGGAAACCGAAGTTGCGCAGCGGCTCAATATTTCTGTCGAAGAGTATCGTCAGATGTTGCTCGACACCAATAATAGCCAGCTCTTCTCCTATGACGAGTGGCGTGAAGAGCACGGCGATAGCATTGAGCTGGTGACTGACGATCACCAGCAGGAGAACCCGTTACATCAGCTGCTGGAGAGCAATCTTCGCCATCGCGTGATGGAGGCGATCGAAGCCTTGCCGGAACGTGAGCAGCTGGTATTGACGCTCTACTACCAGGAAGAGCTGAATCTCAAAGAGATCGGCGCGGTGCTGGACGTGGGAGAGTCACGGGTCAGCCAGCTCCATAGCCAGGCCATTAAACGCTTACGTACCAAACTGGGTAAGTTATAG
- the tcyL gene encoding cystine ABC transporter permease, whose amino-acid sequence MQESIQLVIESLPYLLRGAVFTLQLSIGGMFFGLLLGFVLALMRMSAIAPVRWLARFYISVFRGTPLIAQLFMIYYGLPQFGIELDPLPAAMIGLSLNTAAYTSETLRAAISSIDKGQWEAAASIGMTPWQTLRRAILPQAARVALPPLSNSFISLVKDTSLAATIQVPELFRQAQLITSRTLEVFTMYLAASLIYWVMATVLSALQNYFENQLNRQERDPK is encoded by the coding sequence ATGCAAGAGAGTATTCAACTGGTGATAGAGTCATTGCCGTACCTGCTGCGCGGGGCGGTATTTACGTTACAGCTCAGTATTGGCGGGATGTTCTTTGGCCTGCTGCTCGGCTTTGTGCTGGCGCTGATGCGGATGTCAGCCATTGCGCCGGTACGGTGGCTGGCACGCTTTTATATCTCCGTATTTCGCGGTACGCCGCTGATTGCCCAGCTATTTATGATTTACTACGGTCTGCCGCAGTTCGGCATCGAACTGGATCCGCTTCCGGCGGCGATGATCGGCCTGTCGCTCAATACGGCGGCCTACACCTCTGAAACGCTGCGCGCTGCCATCTCCTCAATCGATAAGGGGCAGTGGGAGGCCGCGGCCAGTATCGGTATGACCCCGTGGCAAACCTTGCGCCGCGCCATTTTACCTCAGGCGGCCAGGGTAGCGCTGCCGCCGCTCAGCAACAGTTTTATCAGCCTGGTAAAAGATACCTCGCTGGCGGCGACGATTCAGGTGCCGGAGCTGTTCCGCCAGGCGCAGCTGATCACCTCCCGGACGCTGGAGGTCTTTACCATGTATCTCGCCGCCTCCCTGATCTACTGGGTGATGGCCACGGTACTTTCTGCGTTGCAGAACTATTTTGAAAACCAGCTTAACCGTCAGGAGCGCGATCCGAAATGA
- the tcyJ gene encoding cystine ABC transporter substrate-binding protein: protein MKLALLGRQALMGVMAVALMAGVSAKSFADEGLLKKVKDRGTLLVGLEGTYPPFSYQGDDGKLTGFEVEFAEELAKHLGVKASLKPTKWDGMLASLDSKRIDVVINQVTISDERKKKYDFSTPYTVSGIQALVKKGNESGIKTAADLKDKKVGVGLGTNYEEWLRKNVQGVDIRTYDDDPTKYQDLRVGRIDAILVDRLAALDLVKKTKDTLAVAGEPFSRQEAGVALRKDNQDLLKAVDDAIAAMQKDGSLKALSEKWFGADVTK, encoded by the coding sequence ATGAAATTAGCACTTTTGGGTCGTCAGGCGCTGATGGGTGTAATGGCTGTTGCGCTGATGGCCGGCGTGAGCGCGAAATCCTTCGCTGACGAAGGCCTGTTGAAGAAAGTTAAAGATCGCGGCACGCTGCTGGTCGGGCTGGAAGGCACCTACCCGCCGTTCAGCTATCAGGGCGATGACGGCAAGCTCACCGGCTTTGAAGTCGAGTTTGCGGAAGAGCTGGCAAAACACCTCGGCGTAAAAGCCTCGCTGAAGCCCACCAAGTGGGACGGTATGCTGGCCTCGCTGGACTCCAAGCGCATCGACGTGGTGATCAACCAGGTCACGATCTCCGACGAGCGTAAGAAAAAATATGACTTCTCTACCCCGTACACCGTCTCCGGTATTCAGGCGCTGGTGAAGAAAGGCAATGAAAGCGGGATCAAAACCGCAGCCGATCTGAAAGATAAAAAGGTCGGTGTCGGTCTGGGAACCAACTATGAAGAGTGGCTGCGCAAGAACGTCCAGGGCGTGGATATTCGTACCTATGATGATGACCCGACCAAATACCAGGATCTGCGCGTAGGCCGTATCGATGCCATTCTGGTGGATCGTCTGGCGGCGCTGGATCTGGTGAAAAAGACCAAAGATACGCTGGCGGTAGCGGGCGAGCCGTTCTCCCGTCAGGAAGCAGGCGTGGCGCTGCGTAAAGACAATCAGGACCTGCTGAAGGCGGTTGACGATGCGATTGCCGCTATGCAGAAAGACGGTAGCCTGAAGGCGCTGTCAGAAAAATGGTTCGGTGCTGATGTAACTAAGTAA
- a CDS encoding glycosyltransferase → MSMARPALVSIIIPTYKTTWFEQALASAMAQDYPHCEIIVSDDSPHGEPGEIVKGYQGKSRHPIIYSRNQPALGDVGNHEKCFRESKGKYIKLFSDDDLLAPDCVSELVSAIEASDEIRIATSRRIRINAENKPQPDILATACPVIEDSIIHGDDFFGFQQQYTMNFIGEPCTVLMYRDDILELMDSSEAVFSLDDEQMIYLEDLTLFTKVLRKGHLAYLTKPLSSFRVSRSQKSELARAEKDRSKRSQDRYQQFVATIAEERNIKGSHVRVALLHSPKDFAYQDIHDAMENDLKQRYFDHWLAARTLLPVQEKLIDGYLTQHGLSTTLLVVVNATEASDAALAATLASLPQQTRTGLTLETLVIGDTAPAGVSYLVADRDSKMAAFNTVITETQSDWLIFVDAGTEFHPSGLTALTTTLTQAGELLAVYCDESFTLDGRKVGAKFRPDFNLDLLLSSPANMAHRWLWRREVLQAAGGFDPQRAGAYELDLTLKIIETQGFNALGHLGEPLLHLPATEENHADEIAVVQRHLNNRGYANAEVEPAAYGNLRLRYHHAGTPRVSLVVIGDDDTAALMSCVLTIIEKTAWMNYELIMVVNDRQSDETQRWLDSVVAVDPARIRVVKASGEWRYATRANLGAAVAQGEYLCLLHSGLAIVENEWLHNLLNHGERPEVGIVGGKQVYADGTIRHAGYVLGVNGVAGEAFYGMNDVNKGHMQRLHADQNYSAVSSDFMLVRREVFINVNGMDETLHHYSDVDFCLRVRQLGYLTVWTPYARVLRSVAASKPQNEKAREKLDLQAEQDDDELYRRWMPLIANDPAYNVNLSLTGEQFNVCPDSLLSWRPLDWKPLPVVLPHMGDFAGCGYYRIIKPFEAMRDAGIVDGKLSETFLSVPYMERYKPDSIIMQRQLTSEFHEWARIIGKRSDVFKVFELDDYLPNIPIKNHHRVEFGNDVMKMLRKSVGYMDRFVVSTEPLAEAFANIHPDIVVRKNRLSYDWWDNQTSLRGQGDKPRVGWAGGSSHTGDLEMIFDVIKAFADEVDWIFFGMCPPKLRPYVKEFHFGVDIELYPKKLASLNLDLALAPVEDNHFNACKSNLRLLEYGACAIPVICSDVPCYRGSLPATRVRNRFKDWQDAIRMHLADPQASAQMGRALYQAIRSDYMLDTNAAEEWARAWLPG, encoded by the coding sequence ATGTCGATGGCTCGTCCAGCGCTCGTCAGTATTATTATTCCAACGTATAAAACGACCTGGTTTGAGCAGGCGCTCGCCAGTGCCATGGCACAGGATTATCCCCACTGTGAAATTATCGTCAGTGATGACTCACCCCACGGCGAACCTGGCGAAATAGTTAAAGGCTACCAGGGGAAAAGCCGCCATCCGATCATCTACTCCCGCAATCAGCCTGCTTTAGGCGACGTCGGCAACCACGAGAAGTGTTTCCGCGAGAGCAAGGGTAAATACATCAAGCTATTTTCCGATGACGATCTGCTTGCTCCTGACTGTGTGTCGGAACTGGTTAGCGCGATCGAAGCAAGCGATGAGATCCGTATTGCAACCTCGCGGCGTATTCGTATTAATGCCGAAAACAAGCCGCAGCCCGATATTCTCGCCACGGCATGCCCGGTGATTGAAGATAGCATCATCCATGGCGATGACTTTTTTGGCTTTCAACAGCAATATACGATGAACTTTATCGGGGAGCCATGCACCGTTCTGATGTACCGGGACGATATTCTTGAATTAATGGATTCGTCAGAGGCCGTGTTTAGTCTTGATGATGAGCAGATGATCTATCTCGAAGATCTGACCCTATTCACCAAGGTGTTGCGTAAAGGCCATCTTGCCTATTTAACAAAACCGCTGAGCAGTTTTCGCGTCTCTCGCAGTCAGAAAAGTGAGCTGGCCAGAGCAGAGAAAGATCGTTCAAAACGCAGCCAGGATCGTTACCAACAATTTGTTGCTACGATAGCCGAGGAACGAAATATTAAGGGCAGCCACGTCCGCGTAGCGCTACTGCATTCGCCGAAGGATTTTGCTTATCAAGACATTCATGATGCCATGGAGAACGATCTTAAGCAGCGCTATTTTGACCACTGGCTGGCGGCGCGGACGCTGCTGCCGGTGCAGGAAAAGCTGATTGACGGCTACCTGACACAGCATGGCTTGAGTACGACGCTGCTGGTGGTGGTTAACGCCACCGAGGCGTCAGACGCAGCGTTAGCGGCTACCCTGGCGTCATTACCCCAGCAGACTCGCACTGGCCTGACATTAGAGACGCTTGTCATTGGTGATACCGCCCCGGCAGGCGTCAGCTATCTTGTCGCCGATCGCGATAGTAAAATGGCCGCGTTCAATACTGTCATCACCGAGACGCAAAGCGACTGGTTAATTTTTGTTGATGCCGGCACGGAGTTTCATCCCTCTGGTTTGACCGCGTTAACGACCACGCTGACCCAAGCGGGGGAGCTGCTTGCCGTCTATTGCGATGAGAGTTTCACCCTGGATGGCAGAAAGGTAGGCGCGAAATTCCGTCCCGACTTCAATCTCGATCTCTTACTCAGCTCCCCGGCCAATATGGCGCATCGCTGGCTGTGGCGACGTGAAGTGCTGCAGGCCGCCGGTGGGTTTGATCCGCAGCGGGCAGGCGCTTACGAGCTGGATCTGACCCTGAAAATTATTGAAACTCAAGGCTTTAACGCGCTGGGTCATCTGGGTGAACCGCTCCTGCATCTGCCCGCGACGGAAGAGAATCACGCTGATGAGATAGCCGTAGTTCAACGACATCTGAATAATCGCGGCTACGCCAATGCCGAAGTAGAGCCAGCGGCCTATGGAAACCTACGGCTGCGCTATCATCATGCCGGAACGCCGCGGGTGTCGCTGGTGGTCATTGGTGATGACGATACTGCCGCACTCATGTCCTGCGTCTTAACGATTATCGAAAAAACGGCGTGGATGAACTACGAGCTGATTATGGTCGTTAACGATCGGCAAAGCGATGAGACTCAACGCTGGCTTGACTCTGTGGTGGCGGTAGATCCGGCGCGGATCCGCGTGGTCAAGGCGAGTGGTGAATGGCGCTACGCGACCCGGGCTAACCTTGGGGCAGCCGTTGCCCAGGGAGAGTATCTCTGCCTGCTGCACTCCGGCTTAGCCATTGTTGAAAACGAGTGGCTACATAACCTGCTTAACCACGGTGAGCGGCCGGAGGTGGGAATAGTCGGAGGGAAACAGGTGTATGCCGACGGTACTATACGCCACGCGGGCTATGTGCTGGGTGTTAACGGCGTCGCGGGTGAGGCTTTCTACGGCATGAATGATGTCAACAAAGGGCACATGCAACGTCTTCATGCCGATCAAAACTACTCTGCGGTCTCCAGTGATTTTATGCTGGTGCGCCGGGAGGTATTTATCAACGTCAATGGTATGGATGAGACGCTGCACCATTATAGCGATGTTGATTTTTGTCTACGTGTCCGACAACTGGGTTATTTGACGGTATGGACGCCGTATGCGCGCGTACTGCGCAGCGTGGCGGCCAGTAAACCGCAGAATGAAAAAGCACGCGAGAAGCTCGACCTGCAGGCTGAACAGGATGATGACGAGCTATACCGCCGCTGGATGCCGCTTATCGCTAACGATCCCGCCTATAACGTTAATCTCTCCCTGACAGGGGAGCAGTTTAACGTCTGTCCTGATAGTTTACTGAGCTGGCGTCCGCTGGACTGGAAGCCGCTGCCGGTTGTGCTACCCCATATGGGTGACTTCGCAGGCTGCGGTTACTACCGGATTATTAAGCCCTTTGAGGCCATGCGCGACGCGGGCATCGTTGATGGTAAGCTCTCCGAGACGTTTCTCAGCGTACCGTATATGGAGCGCTACAAACCCGACAGCATTATCATGCAACGTCAGCTCACCTCGGAATTCCATGAGTGGGCGAGAATCATTGGTAAACGCTCAGACGTATTTAAAGTCTTCGAACTGGACGACTATCTACCCAATATCCCTATTAAAAACCATCATCGGGTAGAGTTTGGTAATGATGTTATGAAGATGCTACGTAAAAGCGTGGGCTATATGGACCGCTTTGTGGTTTCGACGGAGCCACTGGCAGAGGCCTTCGCGAATATCCATCCTGATATTGTGGTACGCAAAAACCGTCTCTCTTATGACTGGTGGGACAATCAGACCAGCCTGCGCGGGCAAGGTGATAAGCCGCGCGTCGGCTGGGCAGGTGGATCCAGCCATACCGGGGATCTGGAGATGATCTTTGACGTCATCAAGGCATTTGCGGATGAGGTCGACTGGATCTTCTTTGGCATGTGCCCACCGAAGCTGCGCCCCTATGTCAAAGAGTTCCACTTTGGCGTGGATATCGAGCTGTACCCGAAAAAGCTTGCCTCGCTTAACCTGGATTTGGCCCTGGCCCCCGTAGAGGACAACCATTTCAACGCCTGTAAGAGCAACCTGCGTCTGCTGGAGTATGGCGCATGCGCCATTCCGGTGATCTGCAGCGACGTACCCTGCTACCGCGGTTCGCTGCCGGCGACCAGAGTGAGGAACCGCTTTAAAGATTGGCAGGATGCAATTCGCATGCACCTGGCCGATCCGCAGGCGAGCGCGCAGATGGGCAGGGCGCTGTATCAGGCCATCCGCTCTGACTATATGCTGGATACCAATGCCGCCGAAGAGTGGGCCAGAGCCTGGCTACCGGGTTAA
- the tcyN gene encoding L-cystine ABC transporter ATP-binding protein TcyN: protein MSAIEVKNLVKKFHGQTVLHGIDLEVNEGEVVAIVGPSGSGKTTLLRCINLLEHPESGSIRVGTITIDTARALSQQKGEIRQLRQHVGFVFQSFNLFPHRTVLENIIEGPVIVKGEAKAEAEARARELLAKVGLSGKETSYPKRLSGGQQQRVAIARALAMRPDVILFDEPTSALDPELVGEVLSTIRQLAQEKRTMVIVTHEMSFARDVADRAIFMDQGRIVEQGPAKTLFADPQQPRTRQFLEKFLMQ, encoded by the coding sequence ATGAGTGCGATTGAAGTGAAAAACCTGGTGAAGAAGTTTCACGGCCAGACGGTGCTGCACGGCATTGATTTAGAGGTCAACGAAGGGGAGGTGGTCGCGATCGTCGGCCCCAGCGGCTCTGGAAAAACGACGCTGCTGCGCTGCATCAACCTGCTGGAGCACCCGGAGAGTGGCAGTATCCGCGTGGGTACCATTACCATTGATACGGCGCGGGCGTTAAGCCAGCAGAAAGGAGAGATCCGCCAGCTGCGTCAGCACGTTGGCTTTGTGTTTCAGAGCTTTAACCTCTTTCCCCACCGCACGGTACTGGAAAATATCATTGAGGGACCGGTGATTGTTAAGGGCGAAGCGAAAGCCGAAGCCGAGGCCCGCGCCCGGGAGCTGCTGGCGAAAGTGGGATTGAGCGGCAAGGAGACCAGCTACCCGAAACGCCTCTCGGGCGGGCAGCAGCAGCGTGTCGCCATTGCCCGCGCGCTGGCGATGCGCCCGGACGTGATCCTCTTTGATGAGCCCACCTCAGCGCTGGATCCTGAGCTGGTAGGAGAGGTGCTAAGCACGATTCGTCAGCTGGCACAGGAGAAACGGACTATGGTGATTGTCACCCATGAGATGAGCTTCGCGCGGGACGTGGCCGATCGCGCGATCTTTATGGATCAGGGCCGGATAGTGGAGCAGGGGCCAGCCAAAACGCTGTTTGCCGACCCGCAGCAGCCGCGCACTCGCCAGTTCCTGGAAAAATTCCTCATGCAGTAG
- the fliZ gene encoding flagella biosynthesis regulatory protein FliZ, which yields MTVLQVKRRPLSRYLKDFKHSQTHCAHCHKLLDRITLVRRGEIVNKIAISRLDTLLDEAGWELEQKEWVALCRFCGDLHCKEQSDFFDIIGFKQYLFEQTEMSHGTVREYVVRLRRLGNHLTAHRITPDQLEDGFLDEVLEPWLPTTSTNNYRIALRKYAQFKAQAHFMASQKIASGATSDIY from the coding sequence ATGACGGTGCTACAAGTAAAAAGACGGCCATTAAGCCGCTACCTTAAAGACTTTAAACACAGCCAGACGCATTGCGCCCATTGCCATAAACTGCTCGACCGTATCACGCTGGTGCGTCGGGGCGAAATCGTCAACAAAATTGCTATCTCGCGCCTCGACACGCTGCTGGACGAAGCGGGCTGGGAGCTAGAGCAGAAAGAGTGGGTTGCCCTTTGCCGCTTCTGCGGCGATCTGCATTGCAAAGAGCAGAGCGACTTTTTTGATATCATTGGCTTTAAACAGTATCTGTTTGAGCAAACCGAAATGAGCCACGGCACGGTACGTGAGTATGTCGTACGCCTGCGCCGCCTTGGCAACCATCTTACCGCCCACCGTATAACCCCCGACCAGCTTGAAGACGGTTTTCTGGATGAAGTTCTGGAGCCGTGGCTACCCACGACCAGTACCAATAATTACCGGATCGCCCTGCGCAAATATGCGCAATTCAAAGCCCAGGCGCACTTTATGGCCAGTCAGAAAATCGCTTCCGGCGCAACTTCTGATATATATTAA
- a CDS encoding FdtA/QdtA family cupin domain-containing protein: MDIKMIRLQTHGDDRGSLVALEQENNIPFEIKRVYYMFKTGQNVRRGCHAHRRLRQVAIAVRGSCRFLLDNGREQIELLLDNPAQGLLIDSFIWREMYEFSEDCVLMVLADQLYDETDYVRNYNDFLEIAKKAPLIPHKLIQA, from the coding sequence ATGGATATTAAAATGATTCGCTTACAGACTCACGGCGACGATCGCGGTTCGCTAGTTGCTCTGGAACAAGAAAATAATATTCCATTTGAAATTAAACGTGTCTACTACATGTTTAAAACCGGACAAAACGTTCGCCGGGGATGCCACGCTCACCGCCGTCTCCGTCAGGTGGCGATTGCTGTCCGCGGCTCCTGTCGCTTTTTACTGGATAATGGTCGTGAGCAGATTGAATTGCTGCTGGATAACCCTGCCCAGGGTTTGCTAATCGATTCGTTTATCTGGCGTGAAATGTATGAGTTTTCGGAAGATTGCGTGTTGATGGTATTAGCTGACCAACTCTATGACGAAACGGATTACGTACGTAACTATAACGATTTTCTTGAGATCGCTAAAAAAGCGCCCCTGATCCCCCATAAGTTAATTCAGGCTTAA
- a CDS encoding DegT/DnrJ/EryC1/StrS family aminotransferase, giving the protein MKVDFLNLKKVNARYEEALRDACLSVINSGYYIGGEQLGAFESEFARYCGAAFCIGVGNGLEALSLVLRAWKMAGKLADGDEVIVPANTFIATVLAITGNNLTPVLVEPDPNIYNLTRAGIEKHITARTRVVIPVHLYGQLAPMDEILSLAKEHNLLVLEDAAQAHGAQQQAIKAGSWGHAAAFSFYPGKNLGALGDAGAIVTHDPELAQVLRALRNYGSQEKYQHIYAGVNSRLDEMQAAMLRVKLPYLDEETQARQRAAARYLAGIMNPQIVLPTVTHPLAHVWHLFVIQCEKREALQAWLAEKGIQTLIHYPVPPHKQPAYAQLNTLSLPVTEKLHRQVLSLPLSSVLTDAELDYVIDAINAFR; this is encoded by the coding sequence ATGAAAGTCGACTTTCTAAATTTAAAAAAAGTAAATGCGCGGTACGAAGAGGCGTTACGCGACGCCTGCTTATCGGTCATCAACTCCGGTTACTACATCGGCGGCGAACAGCTGGGCGCCTTTGAAAGCGAATTTGCACGCTACTGTGGGGCAGCGTTTTGTATCGGTGTTGGTAATGGCCTTGAGGCGCTGAGCCTGGTATTACGCGCATGGAAAATGGCAGGCAAACTCGCTGATGGCGATGAGGTGATTGTTCCGGCCAATACCTTTATTGCTACGGTATTGGCGATTACCGGCAATAACCTCACGCCGGTGCTTGTCGAGCCGGATCCTAACATCTATAACCTGACGCGCGCTGGTATAGAGAAGCACATAACGGCTCGAACCCGCGTAGTGATCCCTGTCCATCTCTATGGTCAGCTCGCGCCGATGGATGAGATCCTGTCGCTGGCGAAAGAGCATAACCTGCTGGTGCTTGAAGATGCGGCTCAGGCCCACGGCGCACAGCAGCAGGCTATTAAAGCGGGTAGCTGGGGCCATGCGGCTGCTTTTAGCTTTTATCCCGGTAAGAATCTTGGCGCGCTGGGTGATGCCGGGGCGATCGTAACCCACGATCCTGAACTTGCACAGGTGCTCAGGGCGCTGCGTAACTATGGCTCGCAGGAGAAGTACCAGCACATCTATGCCGGAGTGAATAGCCGCCTGGATGAGATGCAGGCCGCCATGCTGCGGGTTAAGCTACCCTATCTGGATGAAGAGACCCAAGCCAGGCAGCGCGCAGCGGCACGCTATCTGGCCGGGATCATGAATCCGCAGATCGTCCTGCCTACGGTGACGCATCCTCTGGCCCACGTCTGGCACCTGTTTGTTATTCAGTGTGAAAAACGTGAGGCGCTGCAGGCGTGGCTGGCGGAGAAAGGGATTCAGACGCTGATTCATTACCCCGTGCCGCCGCATAAGCAACCCGCCTATGCCCAGTTGAACACTCTGTCGCTGCCCGTGACTGAAAAACTACATCGGCAGGTGCTCTCCCTTCCCCTTTCCTCTGTGCTAACGGACGCCGAACTGGACTACGTTATTGACGCTATCAACGCATTCCGCTGA
- the dcyD gene encoding D-cysteine desulfhydrase — protein MSLQNLTRFPRLEFIGAPTPLEYLPRFSDYLGREIYIKRDDVTPMALGGNKLRKLEFLAADALREGADTLITAGAIQSNHVRQTAAVAAKLGLHCVALLENPIGTRAENYLTNGNRLLLDLFNAQIEMCDALTDPVAQLAELATRIEAQGFRPYVIPVGGSNALGALGYVESALEIAQQCEGAVELSSIVVASGSAGTHAGLAVGLEQLMPEAELIGVTVSRKRDEQKPKVVALQQAIARELEVEAKADIVLWDEYFAPGYGTPNEEGLEAIALLARLEGILLDPVYTGKAMAGLIDGINQHRFKDQGPILFIHTGGAPALFAYHPHV, from the coding sequence ATGTCCTTGCAAAACCTGACCCGTTTTCCGCGTCTCGAATTTATTGGCGCACCGACGCCGCTGGAGTACCTGCCGCGCTTCTCTGACTATCTGGGTCGTGAAATCTATATCAAACGCGACGACGTCACGCCGATGGCGCTGGGCGGTAACAAGCTGCGCAAGCTGGAGTTCCTCGCCGCCGATGCGCTGCGGGAGGGCGCAGACACGCTGATCACCGCCGGGGCGATCCAGTCAAATCACGTACGCCAAACCGCCGCCGTGGCGGCTAAGCTTGGCCTGCACTGCGTGGCGCTGCTGGAAAATCCCATCGGCACGCGGGCAGAAAACTATCTCACTAACGGCAACCGGCTGCTGCTGGATCTTTTCAACGCGCAGATTGAGATGTGCGATGCCCTCACCGATCCGGTAGCGCAGCTGGCCGAGCTGGCGACGCGTATTGAAGCTCAGGGTTTTCGTCCCTATGTTATTCCGGTCGGCGGCTCGAACGCGCTGGGCGCACTGGGCTATGTAGAGAGCGCCCTGGAGATTGCCCAGCAGTGTGAAGGGGCGGTAGAGCTCTCTTCCATCGTGGTGGCATCCGGCAGTGCCGGGACGCACGCCGGGCTGGCGGTTGGCCTTGAACAGCTGATGCCCGAGGCGGAGCTGATTGGCGTGACCGTCTCCCGCAAGCGTGACGAGCAGAAGCCGAAAGTGGTTGCGCTTCAGCAGGCCATCGCCCGCGAGCTTGAGGTTGAGGCGAAGGCGGACATCGTGCTGTGGGATGAGTACTTTGCGCCCGGCTACGGCACGCCAAATGAAGAGGGCCTGGAGGCGATTGCGCTGCTGGCCCGCCTGGAGGGTATTCTGCTGGATCCGGTCTATACCGGAAAAGCGATGGCCGGGCTGATCGATGGCATTAACCAGCACCGTTTCAAGGATCAGGGGCCGATCCTGTTTATTCATACCGGCGGCGCGCCTGCGCTCTTTGCCTACCATCCCCATGTTTAA
- the sdiA gene encoding transcriptional regulator SdiA — protein MQDIDFFTWRREMLRRFSEMTAADEVYKELERQTQQLEFDYYSLCVRHPVPFTRPKTFLETSYPDVWRAHYCAENYFSVDPVLKPDNFIQGHLPWNDRLFQEAQTMWDAARDHGLRKGYTQCLMLPNRAMGFLSVSKTSVRGKSLSADEIELSLQLLVQLSLVTLSRLEEEMVMSPEMKFSKRECEILKWTAEGKTSAEIAMILSISENTVNFHQKNMQKKFNAPNKTQIACYAAATGFI, from the coding sequence ATGCAGGATATTGATTTTTTTACATGGCGAAGGGAAATGCTGCGGCGGTTTAGTGAGATGACAGCAGCGGATGAGGTCTATAAAGAGTTAGAGCGTCAGACGCAGCAGCTGGAATTTGACTACTACTCGTTATGCGTGCGTCATCCGGTGCCGTTCACACGGCCAAAAACCTTCCTTGAGACCTCCTACCCCGATGTCTGGAGAGCACACTACTGTGCGGAGAACTATTTTTCCGTCGATCCTGTGCTGAAGCCGGATAACTTTATTCAGGGCCATCTCCCCTGGAACGACCGCCTGTTTCAGGAGGCACAGACCATGTGGGACGCGGCGCGCGATCATGGGCTGCGTAAAGGTTACACCCAGTGTCTGATGCTACCTAACCGGGCTATGGGCTTCCTGTCGGTATCCAAAACCTCCGTCCGGGGTAAAAGTCTCAGCGCAGATGAGATTGAGCTCTCTCTGCAGCTGCTGGTGCAGCTAAGCCTGGTGACGCTCTCACGCCTGGAAGAGGAGATGGTGATGTCGCCAGAGATGAAATTCAGCAAGCGCGAGTGTGAAATTCTCAAGTGGACGGCAGAAGGGAAGACCTCGGCGGAGATCGCTATGATCCTGTCGATTTCAGAGAACACGGTGAATTTTCACCAGAAAAACATGCAGAAGAAGTTTAACGCACCGAATAAAACGCAGATTGCCTGCTATGCGGCGGCTACCGGATTCATTTGA